From one Erinaceus europaeus chromosome 4, mEriEur2.1, whole genome shotgun sequence genomic stretch:
- the BAK1 gene encoding bcl-2 homologous antagonist/killer isoform X2, translated as MVTLALEPSSTMGQVGRQLAIIGDDINRRYDSEFQAMLEQLQPTAENAYEYFVKIAKSLFESGINWGRVVALLGFGYRLALHVYHRGLTGFLGQVTRFIVDFMLQNCIARWIAQRGGWVAALDLGNGPIRNVLIVLAVVLLGQFVVRRFFKS; from the exons ATGGTCACCTTGGCCCTGGAACCTAGCAG CACCATGGGGCAGGTGGGTCGGCAGCTCGCCATTATTGGGGATGACATCAACCGGCGCTACGACTCAGAATTTCAGGCCATGCTGGAGCAGCTGCAGCCTACAGCAGAGAACGCCTATGAGTACTTTGTCAAGATTGCTAAGAG CCTGTTTGAGAGTGGCATCAACTGGGGACGAGTGGTGGCTCTTCTAGGCTTCGGCTATCGCTTGGCCCTTCACGTCTACCACCGAGGCCTGaccggcttcctgggccaggtgACCCGCTTCATAGTCGACTTTATGCTGCAGAACTGCATTGCCCGGTGGATTGCACAGAGGGGTGGTTGG GTGGCAGCTCTCGACTTGGGCAACGGCCCCATCCGGAATGTGTTAATTGTTCTAGCTGTGGTTCTACTGGGCCAGTTTGTGGTACGAAGATTCTTCAAGTCCTGA
- the BAK1 gene encoding bcl-2 homologous antagonist/killer isoform X1 has product MESGQGPGPPGQDCGEPTSSSSSEEQVALDAEEVFRSYVYYRHQQEQAEGGAAPVDPEMVTLALEPSSTMGQVGRQLAIIGDDINRRYDSEFQAMLEQLQPTAENAYEYFVKIAKSLFESGINWGRVVALLGFGYRLALHVYHRGLTGFLGQVTRFIVDFMLQNCIARWIAQRGGWVAALDLGNGPIRNVLIVLAVVLLGQFVVRRFFKS; this is encoded by the exons ATGGAATCCGGGCAAGGCCCAGGTCCTCCTGGGCAGGACTGTGGAGAGCCTACCTCATCTTCTTCTTCAG AGGAGCAGGTAGCCCTGGATGCAGAGGAGGTTTTCCGCAGCTATGTTTATTACCGCCACCAGCAGGAACAGGCCGAGGGGGGAGCAGCGCCTGTTGACCCAGAGATGGTCACCTTGGCCCTGGAACCTAGCAG CACCATGGGGCAGGTGGGTCGGCAGCTCGCCATTATTGGGGATGACATCAACCGGCGCTACGACTCAGAATTTCAGGCCATGCTGGAGCAGCTGCAGCCTACAGCAGAGAACGCCTATGAGTACTTTGTCAAGATTGCTAAGAG CCTGTTTGAGAGTGGCATCAACTGGGGACGAGTGGTGGCTCTTCTAGGCTTCGGCTATCGCTTGGCCCTTCACGTCTACCACCGAGGCCTGaccggcttcctgggccaggtgACCCGCTTCATAGTCGACTTTATGCTGCAGAACTGCATTGCCCGGTGGATTGCACAGAGGGGTGGTTGG GTGGCAGCTCTCGACTTGGGCAACGGCCCCATCCGGAATGTGTTAATTGTTCTAGCTGTGGTTCTACTGGGCCAGTTTGTGGTACGAAGATTCTTCAAGTCCTGA